From the Paramormyrops kingsleyae isolate MSU_618 chromosome 7, PKINGS_0.4, whole genome shotgun sequence genome, one window contains:
- the marchf3 gene encoding E3 ubiquitin-protein ligase MARCHF3, with the protein MTTYQRSQLPEVPSDWLGSSHTVRSDCSDSALLGKMTDDGSALVNGPRPPAMQRAAKEALPLIVGSLAASLADRPMCRICHEGSAQEELLSPCECAGTLGTIHRSCLEHWLSSSSSSFCELCHFQFSVKRKSRPLLEWIRNPGLQQERRTLFGDMVCFLLITPLATISGWLCLRGAVDHLQFSSRLEAMGLIALTVALFTIYLFWTLVSLRYHCRLYNEWRQTNQRVVLVLPRSHGEALTQQSLVGPPPVKRHSKESLV; encoded by the exons ATGACAACCTACCAGCGCAGCCAACTTCCCGAGGTCCCATCGGACTGGTTAGGCTCCTCCCACACAGTCCGTTCTGACTGCTCAGACTCCGCCCTCCTGGGAAAGATGACGGATGATGGGAGCGCGCTAGTGAATGGACCGAGGCCGCCCGCAATGCAGCGGGCCGCCAAGGAGGCGCTGCCCCTGATAGTGGGATCTCTCGCCGCGAG CCTAGCGGATAGGCCCATGTGCAGGATCTGCCACGAGGGCAGTGCCCAGGAGGAGCTGCTGTCCCCCTGTGAGTGTGCCGGCACCCTGGGCACCATCCACCGCAGCTGCCTGGAGCACTGGCTGTCCTCGTCCAGCTCCAGCTTCTGCGAGCTCTGCCACTTCCAGTTTAGCGTGAAGCGCAAATCGCGGCCTCTGCTGGAG TGGATTCGCAACCCGGGGCTGCAGCAGGAGAGGAGGACGCTCTTTGGCGACATGGTCTGCTTCCTGCTCATCACGCCCCTGGCCACCATCTCGGGTTGGCTTTGCCTGCGGGGGGCTGTGGACCACCTGCAATTCTCCAGCCGGCTGGAGGCCATGGGCCTCATCGCTCTCACCGTCGCTCTCTTTACCATTTACCTCTTCTGGACTCTG GTGTCACTCAGGTATCACTGCCGGCTGTATAACGAATGGCGGCAAACCAATCAGAGAGTGGTGCTTGTGCTGCCCAGGTCACATGGTGAGGCCCTGACACAGCAGTCCCTGGTTGGCCCACCCCCAGTAAAGCGTCACTCCAAGGAATCACTCGTATGA